A region from the Leishmania panamensis strain MHOM/PA/94/PSC-1 chromosome 20 sequence genome encodes:
- a CDS encoding hypothetical protein (TriTrypDB/GeneDB-style sysID: LpmP.20.1380), whose product MGCCCPGEEGLSNTRRTSESTDRQRGKRKAAEKTISSAKKAILGAAAAAGAPADEMRARVRRRALEALVESLHAGESRVPTMKWRRQYLKTPGIGSAVISVIANHIQGLPESVSDPITTAPQLLLNRPRHQIRTLDMRALRAGDDGFVEMMSALLGDTLIENVIFAGNEITDDGVRRLVSQIHRYTGMPGVEGGTSAAAAAAVAAGSVSQKSLPCKLSLLALTDNFITSDGIATFTTVAPLFLCLEQLEVGRGRSAGSGDMDDVRDTLSAQNISALSAYIQQTPKLVSFIYKGNGNYRTRNGFTPPGMAAFVDAVVGHSALKELSLQECFSTKPGMVGPVTMQAPGGEKATVTDEVDVPWTAESVQQPMQALATALNAPSSHLTTLTLRFPLSDEAIQTLSIGIAQAPHLLNLSLRGCDLSSKALAVIGDALCTNKALRLLDVSYQSNAIAHPALLAELRGSTKRRISLISTMGYTALDMTRQDVSSGNSEIPSREEVQHPLHPIIRSLHRNRSLSHLMMLGLNISTDDIEELCACIERSGNHTLTEVWYTHAGSEALDMKLEDFLASNRERGAGGAFGYSPLASTHGGMTSAAGSTNTMLFPDAASLSDSSELPTKQRTKFSSSLRRGNTSISHGLVPTLISIPLHPPLNINIPSTGISGGAADVMNGDRRTPLSSLESTQTIRKADTADTANAATRMVTSASPSQVAVSMTCISSNTPAARLTPTLGLKSNDRSLLSLRSGDITEDAVTVPYYSQTHRER is encoded by the coding sequence ATGGGGTGCTGTTGCCCAGGCGAGGAAGGTCTATCGAACACTCGCAGGACGTCTGAGTCGACCGACAGGCAGCGCGGGAAGCGCAAAGCAGCTGAGAAAACTATTAGTTCGGCTAAGAAGGCCATCTTaggagcagccgcagcagcgggggccCCGGCTGATGAGATGAGGGCGCGCGTACGGCGGCGGGCATTGGAGGCGCTGGTCGAGTCCCTTCACGCCGGTGAATCGAGGGTCCCTACCATGAAGTGGCGGCGACAATATCTCAAAACGCCTGGTATTGGCTCTGCTGTGATATCTGTCATTGCGAACCACATCCAAGGCCTGCCGGAGAGTGTGTCGGACCCTATAACGACTGCGCCACAGTTACTGCTGAATCGACCGCGGCACCAAATCCGTACGCTGGACATGCGCGCCTTGCGCGCCGGTGACGATGGTTTTGTGGAGATGATGAGTGCGCTGCTGGGTGACACACTCATCGAGAATGTAATCTTTGCTGGTAATGAAATCACTGACGACGGTGTACGCCGACTTGTTAGTCAGATACACAGGTACACCGGCATGCCGGGAGTGGAAGGTGGCACCTcagcggccgcggcagcagcggtggccgcaGGGAGTGTATCTCAGAAGAGTCTTCCATGCAAGCTGAGTCTGCTCGCACTCACCGATAACTTTATCACCTCGGACGGCATCGCAACCTTTACCACCGTGGCTCCACTTTTCCTCTGCCTGGAGCAGCTCGAGGTGGGTCGTGGGCGGAGTGCAGGCAGTGGCGATATGGACGACGTCCGCGACACCCTCAGCGCACAGAACATTTCAGCCCTCTCCGCGTACATTCAGCAAACGCCGAAGCTGGTGTCCTTTATTTACAAGGGAAACGGAAACTACCGCACCCGCAACGGCTTCACGCCGCCGGGGATGGCCGCGTTTGTCGATGCCGTGGTCGGTCACAGTGCTCTGAAGGAGCTCTCTCTGCAGGAGTGTTTCAGCACAAAGCCGGGGATGGTGGGACCTGTCACGATGCAGGCCCCAGGAGGTGAGAAGGCGACTGTGACAGATGAGGTGGATGTCCCTTGGACAGCAGAGAgtgtgcagcagcccatGCAGGCGCTCGCCACAGCGCTCAATGCCCCCTCTAGCCATCTGACCACACTTACTCTCCGCTTTCCCCTCAGCGACGAGGCGATCCAGACGCTTTCCATTGGTATCGCACAGGCGCCGCATCTTCTCAACCTCAGCTTGCGCGGCTGCGACCTCTCGAGCAAGGCGCTTGCTGTAATCGGTGACGCTCTCTGTACGAATAAagcgctgcgcctgctcgaTGTGTCCTACCAGTCCAACGCGATCGCCCATCCTGCCCTcttggcggagctgcgcggcTCAACCAAGCGGCGCATATCCCTTATCTCGACGATGGGCTACACTGCGTTGGATATGACGCGACAGGATGTCAGCAGCGGTAACTCCGAGATCCCATCGCGCGAGGAGGTTCAGCATCCGCTGCACCCTATTATTCGTAGCCTTCACAGGAACCGCTCCCTTTCGCATCTCATGATGCTCGGACTGAACATTTCGACGGATGACATTGAGGAGCTGTGCGCCTGCATTGAGCGCAGCGGCAATCACACTCTTACAGAGGTTTGGTATACCCACGCTGGCAGCGAGGCGCTCGACATGAAGCTGGAGGACTTCCTCGCATCCAACCGGgagcgcggcgctggcggtgcctTTGGCTACTCCCCCCTTGCCAGCACCCACGGAGGGATGACATCCGCGGCGGGCAGCACGAACACCATGCTTTTCCCTGATGCGGCCTCCTTGtccgacagcagcgagttGCCGACGAAGCAAAGAACAAAGTTCTCCTCCAGCCTGCGTCGTGGAAACACGAGCATCTCACATGGCCTTGTTCCCACTTTGATCTCCAttcctctccacccaccGCTCAATATCAACATTCCAAGCACAGGCATtagtggtggtgcggcagaTGTGATGAATGGCGATCGTCGGACCCCGCTGTCCTCTCTGGAGAGTACACAGACTATTCGAAAAGCAGACACGGCAGACACGGCGAACGCGGCGACGCGCATGGTGACAAGCGCCTCACCTTCACAGGTGGCGGTATCAATGACTTGCATCAGCAGCAATACGCCCGCGGCGCGGCTGACTCCCACATTAGGCCTAAAAAGCAATGACAGGAGTTTACTCAGTTTGCGGTCCGGGGACATCACCGAGGACGCCGTCACAGTGCCGTACTACTCTCAGACGCATCGGGAACGGTAA